In Deinococcus maricopensis DSM 21211, one genomic interval encodes:
- the aceA gene encoding isocitrate lyase: MTQTPRTHAEILEKTWMTESRWQGIQRNYSAEDVVKLRGSLHIEHTLAKRGAEKLWRLMREEPFVNALGALTGNQAMQQVKAGLKAIYLSGWQVAADANNAGQMYPDQSLYPASSVPDVVRRINATLRRADQIHHAEGDDSIDWFAPIVADAEAGFGGPLNAFELMKAMIEAGAAGVHFEDQLASEKKCGHLGGKVLVPTSQFIRTLNAARLAADVQGVPTVLIARTDADAANLLTADIDENDRPFLTGERTPEGFFYVRPGIEQAISRALAYAPYADVLWCETSVPNLEDARRFAEAVHAQYPGKLLAYNCSPSFNWRKNLDDATIARFQRELGELGYKFQFITLAGFHSLNYGMFDLAYGYARNQMTSFVELQEREFAAQERGFTAVKHQREVGTGYFDLVATAAGGGHSSTTALAGSTEAQQFALSHD, encoded by the coding sequence ATGACGCAGACGCCCCGTACGCACGCCGAGATCCTCGAAAAGACCTGGATGACCGAAAGTCGCTGGCAGGGCATTCAGCGCAATTACAGCGCCGAAGACGTCGTGAAGCTGCGCGGCAGCCTGCACATCGAGCACACCCTCGCCAAGCGTGGCGCGGAGAAGCTGTGGCGCCTGATGCGCGAGGAGCCGTTCGTGAACGCCCTCGGCGCGCTCACCGGCAACCAGGCGATGCAGCAGGTGAAGGCGGGCCTGAAGGCCATCTACCTGAGTGGCTGGCAGGTCGCGGCGGACGCGAACAACGCCGGGCAGATGTACCCGGACCAGAGCCTGTACCCGGCGAGCAGCGTCCCGGACGTCGTGCGGCGCATCAACGCCACGCTGCGCCGCGCGGACCAGATTCATCACGCCGAAGGGGACGACAGCATTGACTGGTTCGCGCCGATCGTCGCGGACGCCGAAGCAGGCTTCGGGGGCCCCCTGAACGCGTTCGAGCTGATGAAGGCCATGATTGAGGCGGGCGCGGCGGGCGTACACTTCGAGGACCAGCTCGCCAGTGAGAAGAAATGCGGGCACCTGGGCGGGAAGGTGCTCGTGCCGACCAGCCAGTTCATCCGCACCCTGAACGCCGCGCGCCTCGCCGCGGACGTGCAGGGCGTCCCAACGGTGCTGATCGCCCGCACGGACGCGGACGCCGCGAACCTCCTCACGGCGGACATCGACGAGAACGACCGGCCGTTCCTGACAGGTGAGCGTACGCCCGAGGGGTTCTTCTACGTGCGGCCGGGCATTGAGCAGGCGATCAGCCGCGCCCTCGCGTACGCGCCGTACGCGGACGTGCTGTGGTGCGAAACGAGCGTCCCGAACCTGGAGGACGCCCGCCGGTTCGCGGAGGCGGTGCACGCGCAGTACCCGGGCAAGCTCCTCGCGTACAACTGCAGCCCCAGCTTCAACTGGCGCAAGAACCTGGACGACGCGACCATCGCGCGGTTCCAGCGGGAACTGGGCGAGTTGGGGTACAAGTTCCAGTTCATCACGCTCGCCGGCTTCCACAGCCTGAATTACGGCATGTTCGACCTGGCGTACGGGTATGCCCGCAACCAGATGACCAGCTTCGTGGAGTTGCAGGAGCGGGAGTTCGCGGCGCAGGAGCGTGGGTTCACGGCTGTGAAGCATCAGCGGGAGGTCGGCACCGGGTACTTCGACCTCGTGGCGACGGCGGCGGGCGGCGGGCACAGCAGCACGACCGCGCTCGCGGGCAGCACCGAGGCGCAGCAGTTCGCGTTGTCGCACGACTGA
- the aceB gene encoding malate synthase A, translating into MTQTQTITTTAHPLAARVLTPDALEFLTALEARFGTRRRHLLDARQERQTRLDAGETPDFLAATRGVREGQWRINPLPQDLQDRRVEITGPVDRKMIINALNSGANVFMADFEDASSPTWDNCVQGQVNLQDAVRRTITLDAGGKTYRLNDQVATLIVRPRGLHLDEKHATLGGQPVSGSLFDFGLYFFHNARELLARGSGPYVYLPKLEGHLEARWWNDVFEYAQDALGIPRGTIKATVLIETILAAFEMDEILYELRAHSAGLNCGRWDYIFSYIKKFRSDPGRLLPDRAQVTMGTPMMLAYSKLAVQTCHKRGAPAIGGMSAFIPVKNDRAANERAFAQVRADKEREATNGHDGTWVAHPGMVALAREVFDRLMPEPNQIGSGKQADLTVTALDLLTPPEGSVTAAGVNTNVDVSLQYLAAWLDGRGAVPIHNLMEDAATAEISRAQLWQWARYDVRTDDGTPITPDGLTRLVDQHLARLQAEQPERAARLAEAAELLKPLITSDTFEEFLTLPGYARLQ; encoded by the coding sequence ATGACGCAAACGCAGACCATCACCACCACCGCGCACCCCCTCGCGGCCCGCGTGCTCACGCCGGACGCGCTGGAATTCCTCACAGCGCTCGAAGCGCGTTTCGGCACGCGCCGCCGCCACCTGCTCGACGCGCGCCAGGAACGTCAGACGCGCCTGGACGCCGGTGAAACGCCGGATTTCCTGGCCGCCACGCGCGGCGTCCGCGAGGGGCAGTGGCGCATCAACCCACTTCCGCAGGACCTGCAGGACCGCCGCGTGGAAATCACCGGGCCCGTGGACCGCAAGATGATCATCAACGCGCTGAACAGCGGCGCGAACGTGTTCATGGCGGACTTCGAGGATGCCAGCAGTCCCACCTGGGACAACTGCGTGCAGGGGCAGGTGAACTTGCAGGACGCCGTGCGCCGCACCATCACCCTGGACGCCGGCGGCAAAACGTACCGCCTGAACGACCAGGTCGCCACGTTGATCGTTCGCCCGCGTGGCCTGCACCTCGACGAGAAGCACGCCACGCTCGGCGGTCAGCCGGTGAGCGGCAGCCTGTTCGACTTCGGGCTGTACTTCTTCCATAACGCCCGCGAGCTGCTGGCGCGCGGCAGCGGGCCGTACGTCTACCTACCGAAGCTGGAGGGGCACCTGGAGGCGCGGTGGTGGAATGACGTGTTCGAGTACGCGCAGGACGCGCTCGGCATTCCGCGCGGGACCATCAAGGCGACCGTGCTGATCGAGACGATCCTCGCGGCGTTCGAGATGGACGAGATCCTGTACGAGCTGCGTGCGCACTCCGCCGGCCTGAACTGCGGCCGTTGGGATTACATCTTCAGTTACATCAAGAAGTTCCGGAGTGATCCGGGCAGGCTCCTGCCGGACCGCGCGCAGGTCACGATGGGCACGCCCATGATGCTCGCGTACAGCAAACTGGCGGTGCAGACGTGCCACAAGCGCGGCGCGCCCGCCATTGGCGGCATGAGCGCGTTCATTCCCGTGAAGAACGACCGAGCCGCGAACGAGCGCGCGTTCGCGCAGGTGCGTGCGGACAAGGAGCGGGAGGCGACGAACGGGCACGACGGCACGTGGGTGGCGCACCCGGGTATGGTCGCGCTGGCCCGTGAGGTGTTCGACCGCCTGATGCCCGAGCCGAACCAGATCGGCAGCGGCAAGCAGGCGGACCTGACCGTGACGGCTCTTGACCTGCTGACGCCGCCGGAAGGGTCGGTCACGGCAGCGGGCGTGAACACGAACGTGGACGTGAGCCTGCAGTATCTCGCAGCGTGGCTGGACGGGCGCGGCGCCGTCCCCATCCACAACCTGATGGAGGACGCCGCCACCGCGGAAATCAGCCGCGCGCAGTTGTGGCAGTGGGCGCGGTACGACGTCCGCACGGACGACGGCACGCCCATCACGCCGGACGGCCTGACGCGCCTCGTGGATCAGCACCTCGCGCGCCTGCAGGCGGAGCAGCCGGAGCGGGCCGCGCGCCTCGCGGAGGCCGCGGAGCTCCTGAAGCCGCTGATCACGAGTGACACGTTCGAGGAGTTCCTGACGCTGCCCGGATACGCACGCCTCCAGTGA
- a CDS encoding cold-shock protein — translation MAVGKVKWFNAEKGFGFIEVAGSPDVFAHFSAIKGTGFKKLNEGDEVEFDIEEGQRGKGPQAANIVVTKAAPESGYNSRPQRNDRW, via the coding sequence ATGGCTGTTGGTAAAGTGAAATGGTTCAACGCGGAAAAAGGCTTCGGCTTCATTGAAGTGGCGGGCAGCCCCGACGTGTTCGCGCACTTCAGCGCGATCAAAGGCACGGGCTTCAAGAAACTGAACGAAGGCGACGAAGTCGAATTCGACATCGAAGAAGGCCAGCGCGGCAAGGGCCCCCAGGCCGCGAACATCGTCGTGACCAAAGCGGCGCCGGAAAGCGGCTACAACAGCCGTCCCCAGCGCAACGACCGCTGGTAA
- a CDS encoding phosphotransferase family protein, with the protein MSAVTPATFPTLQAKYGPLTPVDAGMQSRVYAAGDVVVKVYRNQRGEHRTEAANMTYAGFRDRIIDVLEADGVEVLVTRRFPGHALRPDDVPRAHPHVAAFIRGLHAHREGPVDLARLHERLRRFRSALAPYPLDDLFDAIEGPLARGVLDVPAAFCHLDLWQDNILINDATGEVLIIDWTRAAADDPLRDIALYKTGTLDLLPPDDSLRLATQLVPDEPHALLRLRAYLAHTYLHDLYWFLMNEPYAFEPQLGEKVPRARHALARLPEE; encoded by the coding sequence ATGAGCGCCGTGACGCCCGCGACCTTCCCGACCCTGCAGGCGAAATACGGGCCGCTCACGCCCGTCGACGCAGGCATGCAGTCACGCGTGTACGCCGCCGGCGACGTCGTCGTGAAGGTGTACCGCAACCAACGCGGCGAGCACCGCACCGAAGCGGCCAACATGACCTACGCCGGCTTCCGCGACCGCATCATCGACGTGCTCGAAGCGGACGGCGTGGAGGTCCTCGTCACGCGCCGCTTCCCCGGGCACGCCCTGCGGCCCGACGACGTGCCCCGCGCGCACCCGCACGTCGCCGCGTTCATTCGGGGGCTGCACGCGCACCGCGAAGGGCCCGTGGATCTCGCGCGCCTCCACGAGCGTCTCCGCCGCTTCCGCAGCGCCCTCGCCCCCTACCCCCTCGACGACCTGTTCGACGCCATCGAGGGCCCCCTCGCGCGCGGCGTGCTCGACGTTCCCGCCGCGTTCTGCCACCTCGACCTGTGGCAGGACAACATCCTGATCAACGACGCCACCGGCGAGGTCCTGATCATCGACTGGACGCGTGCCGCTGCCGACGACCCGCTGCGCGACATCGCCCTGTACAAGACCGGCACCCTCGACCTGCTCCCGCCGGACGACAGCCTGCGCCTCGCGACCCAGCTCGTTCCGGACGAACCGCACGCCCTGCTGCGCCTGCGCGCGTACCTCGCGCACACGTACCTGCACGACCTGTACTGGTTCCTGATGAACGAACCGTACGCCTTCGAGCCGCAACTCGGCGAGAAGGTCCCCCGCGCCCGCCACGCCCTCGCCCGCCTGCCCGAAGAGTAA
- a CDS encoding diacylglycerol/lipid kinase family protein — protein MSTAVDGPHAFAVVVNDGAGRGLAARAWPRLEAAMRARGLKYEVIRTRSADEACARVRALPPDVAVLVAGGDGTVHGVLPAFVGTGRALGIVPLGSGNDFAGLLGLRSGDVDAALDRVTRAARAVDLLEARTPLGTHHLLNGLGMGFDAQVSALMKRAPARLSGFGRYFWAVLAGLRDLRTGQVRVHVDGREVYVGPSCLVAVMNGVRYGGGFRISPTSDVQDGQLNVVLGRALTRVTLLALLTKVLRGTHLHDARVVHGHGREVQVTWAQPMHAHVDGELAGEVTALHARILPGALQLLSLPH, from the coding sequence GTGAGCACAGCAGTGGACGGACCGCACGCCTTCGCGGTCGTGGTGAATGATGGGGCGGGCCGTGGGCTCGCCGCGCGTGCGTGGCCGCGCCTGGAAGCGGCCATGCGCGCGCGCGGCCTCAAGTACGAGGTGATCCGCACCCGCAGCGCCGACGAGGCGTGCGCGCGCGTGCGGGCCCTTCCGCCGGACGTGGCGGTCCTGGTGGCTGGCGGTGACGGCACCGTGCACGGCGTCCTGCCGGCGTTCGTCGGCACCGGGCGGGCGCTCGGCATCGTTCCGCTCGGCAGCGGCAACGACTTCGCGGGCCTGCTCGGCCTGCGTTCCGGCGACGTGGACGCCGCGCTGGACCGCGTGACGCGCGCAGCGCGCGCCGTGGACCTCCTGGAGGCGCGCACGCCGCTCGGCACGCATCACCTCCTGAACGGCCTCGGCATGGGGTTCGACGCGCAGGTGTCCGCGCTGATGAAACGCGCGCCCGCGCGGCTGTCCGGGTTCGGGCGGTACTTCTGGGCGGTGCTGGCGGGCCTGCGGGACCTGCGGACCGGGCAGGTTCGCGTCCACGTGGACGGCCGCGAGGTGTACGTCGGCCCGTCGTGCCTCGTGGCCGTCATGAACGGCGTGCGGTACGGCGGCGGGTTCCGGATCAGCCCCACCTCGGACGTGCAGGACGGGCAGCTGAACGTCGTGCTCGGCCGGGCACTGACGCGCGTGACGCTGCTCGCGCTGCTCACGAAGGTGCTGCGCGGCACACACCTCCACGATGCGCGCGTCGTGCACGGGCACGGCCGGGAGGTGCAGGTCACGTGGGCGCAGCCGATGCACGCGCACGTGGACGGTGAGCTCGCCGGGGAGGTCACGGCGCTGCACGCCCGCATCCTGCCGGGCGCCCTGCAACTGCTGTCCCTGCCGCACTGA
- a CDS encoding AAA family ATPase codes for MLRTLGGLGIVGSDFQRPKPLLLLAYLALEGAQERRVLRDLFWPGDENAAAHLRVTLGRLRQGLPDAVHVEGTRLRAAAPCDAQALLDAHDHARYDEVVRLHTGAFLAGVDLPDLGEELSEWLYGTRDILAARVRDAHLHLAEAQARHGEFRAAARQAETAYLLPGAPEPEPEDLRRLHALLLAGDSVHAPDVRREAAAYDLTLPVTPDDARALFTPTPPREPVTGPARVTPAPLPAATYFVGRERELDLLAERVQDLTCRCFTLTGLGGTGKTRLAIEAAHHAQAAHLFPDGVHFIELADLTSAAAVTARLVQTLTGTAEHAHPSAALHAQLQDARVLLVLDNAEHLPDLPPVIADLLRHTAHVRTLITSREPLGLHEEWVLPLSGLNVTPAHPHGTHLELPAAAQLFLSRARRANAAFTLPPDEWPAVLDLCDLTGGLPLAIELAASWARVLTPTEILAELQRSTDLLDDPASVTSHHRSMRAVFDQTWARLTDRERAVLTRLSVTEGGFSREAAARIARATLPDLVRLTDRTLLHLRHPGRYDFHPLIRQYVRLNAAEDVLNSARDEHRSYYLQVLRTHAGALSGARQREVLRQLEDEHANLHLAWLRACEARAFAEVRGAARELRNYFMCNGKLTEGIAWFEDARSRFHGAVEQATVFIYEAGLRMRRGALEDVRQRLDAALTVLREVTPEDEWTPYVGQLTRAMLLKRQNHLEAAAELFSALLPAAEAFEQLSDVALIHDYLAAIHRKRRDFPRAQDHALRAAEAFKALDNPDKISSSISNYALLLQDDGKYPEARAGFLEALSYADRHSNPSIKPQILNNLAYLSLCMKNAAEALKFCDEAIRLSDAIEDKTIIYYIMDTYARAKLLDGDIGNASKIFELNLKTAKKVDSVGLLLDCLTGLAEVELFRGNTAGAAEMLRAVVAHPGCSNNIRTAVSALVSSWALPVELNASAEGPSPLLMERLLSGALQERRLGLNPSLT; via the coding sequence ATGCTTCGCACGCTGGGGGGGCTCGGCATCGTGGGGAGCGACTTCCAGCGGCCCAAGCCGCTGCTGTTGCTCGCGTACCTCGCGCTGGAGGGGGCGCAGGAACGCCGCGTCCTGCGGGACCTGTTCTGGCCCGGCGACGAGAACGCCGCCGCGCACCTGCGCGTCACGCTGGGGCGGCTCCGGCAGGGCCTGCCGGACGCCGTTCACGTGGAGGGCACGCGCCTGCGCGCCGCCGCGCCGTGCGACGCGCAGGCGCTGCTCGACGCGCACGACCACGCCCGGTACGACGAGGTCGTCCGCCTACATACGGGCGCGTTCCTCGCGGGCGTGGACCTGCCGGACCTCGGTGAGGAGCTGAGCGAGTGGCTGTACGGCACACGTGACATCCTCGCCGCGCGCGTGCGCGACGCGCATCTGCACCTCGCGGAGGCGCAGGCCCGGCACGGGGAGTTCCGCGCGGCGGCGCGTCAGGCGGAAACGGCGTACCTGCTGCCCGGCGCGCCCGAACCGGAACCGGAGGACCTGCGGCGCCTGCACGCGCTGCTGCTGGCCGGCGACAGCGTCCACGCGCCCGACGTGCGCCGCGAGGCCGCCGCGTACGACCTGACGCTGCCGGTCACGCCGGACGACGCGAGGGCGCTGTTCACACCTACGCCGCCCCGCGAGCCCGTCACCGGGCCCGCCCGGGTCACGCCTGCGCCGCTGCCCGCCGCGACGTACTTCGTGGGCCGCGAACGTGAACTCGACCTGCTCGCGGAACGCGTGCAGGACCTCACCTGCCGCTGCTTTACCCTCACGGGCCTGGGCGGCACCGGCAAAACCCGCCTGGCCATCGAGGCGGCGCACCACGCCCAGGCCGCGCACCTCTTCCCGGACGGCGTGCACTTCATTGAACTCGCGGACCTCACCAGCGCCGCGGCCGTCACGGCGCGGCTGGTGCAGACCCTCACGGGCACCGCGGAGCACGCGCACCCCAGCGCCGCCCTCCACGCCCAGCTGCAGGACGCGCGCGTGCTGCTCGTGCTCGACAACGCCGAGCACCTGCCTGACCTTCCGCCGGTCATCGCGGACCTGTTGCGGCATACCGCGCACGTCCGCACGCTCATCACGTCCCGGGAGCCTCTCGGGCTGCACGAGGAATGGGTGCTGCCGCTCAGCGGCCTGAACGTCACGCCCGCGCACCCGCACGGCACGCACCTGGAGCTGCCCGCCGCCGCGCAGCTGTTCCTCAGCCGCGCGCGCCGCGCAAACGCGGCGTTCACGCTCCCGCCGGACGAATGGCCGGCCGTACTGGACCTGTGCGACCTGACCGGCGGCCTGCCGCTCGCGATTGAACTGGCCGCGTCATGGGCGCGCGTCCTGACGCCCACGGAAATCCTCGCGGAGCTGCAGCGCAGCACCGACCTGCTGGACGACCCGGCGAGCGTCACGTCGCACCACCGCAGCATGCGCGCCGTGTTCGACCAGACGTGGGCGCGCCTCACGGACCGCGAGCGGGCGGTGCTCACACGCCTGAGCGTTACGGAAGGCGGGTTCAGTCGTGAAGCGGCCGCCCGCATCGCCCGCGCGACCCTCCCGGACCTCGTGCGCCTGACCGACCGGACGCTGCTGCACCTGCGCCACCCGGGCCGTTACGACTTCCATCCGCTGATCCGGCAGTACGTCCGCCTGAACGCCGCTGAGGACGTCCTGAACAGCGCGCGCGACGAGCACCGCAGCTATTACCTTCAGGTCCTGCGGACCCACGCGGGCGCGCTCAGCGGCGCGAGGCAGCGTGAGGTGCTCCGGCAGCTGGAGGACGAGCATGCGAACCTGCACCTGGCGTGGTTGCGGGCCTGTGAGGCGCGGGCCTTCGCGGAGGTCCGGGGCGCCGCGCGTGAACTGCGCAACTACTTCATGTGCAACGGCAAACTCACGGAAGGCATCGCGTGGTTCGAGGACGCGCGCAGCCGCTTCCACGGCGCGGTGGAGCAGGCGACCGTATTCATCTACGAAGCGGGCCTGCGGATGCGCCGGGGGGCGCTGGAGGACGTCCGGCAGCGTCTGGACGCGGCGCTGACCGTCCTGCGCGAGGTCACCCCCGAGGACGAGTGGACGCCGTACGTCGGTCAGCTGACCCGCGCGATGCTGCTCAAGCGCCAGAACCACCTTGAGGCGGCGGCCGAGTTGTTTTCCGCGCTTCTGCCCGCGGCCGAAGCGTTCGAGCAGCTGTCCGACGTGGCCCTGATTCATGATTACCTGGCGGCCATCCACCGCAAGAGGCGGGACTTTCCGCGGGCGCAGGACCACGCGCTCAGGGCTGCCGAGGCGTTCAAGGCGCTCGACAACCCGGACAAGATCTCCAGCTCCATCAGCAACTACGCCCTGCTGCTGCAGGACGACGGCAAGTACCCGGAGGCGCGCGCCGGGTTCCTGGAGGCCCTGAGCTACGCGGACCGGCACAGCAACCCCAGCATCAAACCTCAGATTCTCAACAACCTCGCGTACCTGTCGCTGTGCATGAAAAACGCCGCGGAGGCCCTCAAGTTCTGCGATGAAGCCATCCGGCTGAGTGACGCCATTGAGGACAAGACGATCATCTACTACATCATGGACACGTACGCGCGCGCCAAGCTGCTGGACGGCGACATCGGCAACGCCTCGAAGATTTTCGAGCTGAACCTCAAGACCGCGAAAAAGGTGGATTCCGTGGGGTTGCTGCTGGATTGCCTGACTGGCCTGGCGGAGGTGGAGCTGTTCCGGGGGAATACTGCGGGGGCCGCGGAGATGCTCCGCGCGGTCGTGGCGCACCCGGGGTGCTCGAACAACATCCGGACGGCGGTGTCGGCGCTGGTGTCCTCGTGGGCGTTGCCGGTAGAGCTGAATGCGTCAGCAGAGGGCCCGAGCCCTCTGCTGATGGAACGGCTGTTGAGCGGCGCGTTGCAGGAGCGCCGCCTGGGCCTGAACCCGAGTCTTACGTAG
- the upp gene encoding uracil phosphoribosyltransferase translates to MKVTVVQHPLLQHKLTLMRDRETGVKEFRELASEISMLLAYEAMRDLETEPVRLHTPIAEADLPMLSGKKLALVAILRAGLVMTDAVVRLVPAAKIGHLGMYRDPETLEPVAYYSKLPHDIAERRVFLTDPMLATGGSAVAAIDTLKAAGAQSIKLMTILAVPEGIRRVQDAHPDVEIVTAAVDERLNDHGYIVPGLGDAGDRIYGTK, encoded by the coding sequence ATGAAGGTCACCGTCGTTCAACACCCGCTGCTGCAACACAAACTGACGCTGATGCGCGACCGCGAGACGGGCGTGAAGGAGTTCCGAGAGCTGGCCTCGGAGATCAGCATGCTCCTGGCGTACGAAGCCATGCGCGACCTGGAAACCGAGCCGGTGCGACTGCACACGCCCATCGCCGAAGCGGACCTGCCGATGCTCAGCGGCAAGAAGCTCGCGCTCGTGGCGATCCTCCGCGCGGGCCTCGTCATGACGGACGCCGTCGTGCGCCTCGTGCCCGCCGCGAAAATCGGTCACCTGGGCATGTACCGCGATCCGGAAACGCTGGAGCCCGTGGCGTACTACAGCAAACTCCCGCACGACATCGCCGAGCGGCGCGTGTTCCTCACGGACCCGATGCTCGCCACGGGCGGGAGCGCCGTGGCCGCCATCGACACGCTCAAGGCGGCGGGCGCGCAGAGCATCAAGCTCATGACGATCCTGGCGGTGCCCGAAGGCATCCGCCGCGTGCAGGACGCGCACCCGGACGTGGAGATCGTCACGGCGGCCGTGGATGAACGCCTGAACGACCACGGGTACATCGTGCCGGGCCTCGGTGATGCCGGGGACCGCATTTACGGCACCAAGTAA
- a CDS encoding BMP family lipoprotein, giving the protein MKKAITLMCAALLATASAQSKLSVGLVLDSGGKNDRSFNQAAYEGALRAKRDFGVSLDIYEPAKSAESTPGINKFSNAGKDLIIGVGFASNAAITEAAKSHPSSRYAVVDDLPSGGNTAGLRFREQEGSFLVGYIAARSSSTGVVGFVGGMDVPVIHKFEAGFRAGVKFSCPSCKVLVKYIGDTPAAWNNPDKAKNIADNMKDQGADVIFAAAGGSGKGVIDYVNKTQCLKRSELPKGMLFKNDQFANVPKSASYQAACGDDSRPMFFIGVDSNQNYLGDTDTKSSTLNHGLTSMVKRVDNAVYALIRDAVRGQTWRTGERGFSLQNDGVEYALDTYNKALIPASLQKQLETVQRLIINGTIKVPKE; this is encoded by the coding sequence ATGAAGAAAGCCATCACCCTGATGTGTGCCGCCCTCCTCGCGACCGCCTCCGCCCAGAGCAAACTGAGCGTCGGCCTCGTGCTGGACTCCGGTGGGAAAAACGACCGCAGCTTCAACCAGGCGGCCTACGAGGGTGCCCTGCGCGCCAAGCGTGACTTCGGCGTGTCCCTCGACATTTACGAGCCGGCCAAGAGCGCCGAATCCACCCCCGGCATCAACAAGTTCAGCAACGCCGGCAAGGACCTGATCATCGGTGTGGGCTTCGCCAGCAACGCCGCCATCACCGAAGCGGCCAAGAGCCACCCCAGCAGCCGCTACGCCGTCGTGGACGACCTCCCCAGCGGCGGCAACACTGCGGGCCTGCGCTTCCGCGAGCAGGAAGGCAGCTTCCTCGTGGGTTACATCGCCGCGCGCAGCAGCAGCACCGGCGTCGTCGGCTTCGTCGGCGGCATGGACGTCCCGGTCATCCACAAGTTCGAAGCGGGCTTCCGCGCGGGCGTGAAGTTCAGCTGCCCCAGCTGCAAGGTCCTCGTGAAGTACATCGGCGACACCCCTGCCGCGTGGAACAACCCCGACAAGGCCAAGAACATCGCCGACAACATGAAGGACCAGGGCGCCGACGTGATCTTCGCCGCGGCCGGCGGCAGCGGCAAGGGCGTCATCGACTACGTCAACAAGACGCAGTGCCTCAAGCGCAGCGAGCTGCCCAAAGGCATGCTCTTCAAGAACGACCAGTTCGCGAACGTCCCCAAGAGCGCCAGCTACCAGGCCGCGTGCGGTGACGACAGCCGCCCGATGTTCTTCATCGGTGTGGACAGCAACCAGAACTACCTGGGCGACACCGACACCAAGAGCAGCACCCTCAACCACGGCCTGACCAGCATGGTCAAGCGCGTCGACAACGCGGTGTACGCGCTGATCCGTGACGCCGTGCGCGGCCAGACGTGGCGCACCGGCGAGCGCGGCTTCAGCCTCCAGAACGACGGCGTCGAGTACGCGCTCGACACCTACAACAAAGCGCTGATCCCCGCAAGCCTGCAGAAGCAGCTCGAAACCGTGCAGCGCCTCATCATCAACGGCACCATCAAGGTTCCCAAGGAGTAA
- a CDS encoding DUF1517 domain-containing protein, which yields MVRFVHLFVALVITLGSFAAAQSGGGFGGSSSGSSGGGYSGGGGGYSGGGSRGGSYSGGGYIPVPVGPGYGYGFGGGFGVGGIVLFLVIFGVLSAMRRSARSRGFAGSVSGDTAEAVMVQLLLNEGDEVKRALQRVAQEGDPDSDAGLARMLNEAALAVLRHPERWTYGQVRRAEGGAAQVAAQVGAWATQARAAFTEQTTSNYQNRDVHSGYAHRTDYEATRGGLYLAVTLGVAARALPPLPAEGAPNAQAARAALEALSSVTGENLLRAEVIWSPDAEGEYLSEDDAIRKYPDLTKL from the coding sequence ATGGTTCGTTTCGTGCACCTTTTCGTGGCGCTGGTCATCACGCTGGGCAGCTTCGCGGCTGCGCAGTCCGGGGGTGGGTTCGGCGGTTCCAGCAGCGGGTCGTCCGGTGGCGGGTACTCCGGCGGGGGCGGCGGGTATTCGGGTGGCGGGTCACGCGGCGGGAGCTACAGCGGGGGCGGGTACATCCCGGTGCCGGTCGGCCCAGGGTACGGGTACGGGTTCGGTGGCGGGTTCGGGGTGGGCGGCATTGTGCTGTTCCTCGTCATTTTCGGGGTGCTGAGCGCCATGCGGCGAAGCGCGCGCAGTCGCGGCTTCGCCGGGAGCGTCTCGGGAGACACTGCCGAGGCCGTGATGGTGCAGCTGCTGCTCAACGAGGGCGACGAGGTGAAACGCGCGCTGCAGCGCGTCGCGCAGGAAGGCGACCCGGACTCCGACGCGGGCCTGGCCCGCATGCTGAACGAGGCGGCCCTGGCGGTGCTGCGCCACCCGGAACGCTGGACGTACGGTCAGGTGCGCCGCGCCGAGGGCGGCGCCGCGCAGGTCGCGGCGCAGGTGGGGGCGTGGGCCACCCAGGCGCGCGCGGCCTTCACGGAGCAGACGACCAGCAACTACCAGAACCGGGACGTGCACAGCGGGTACGCGCACCGCACGGATTACGAGGCGACGCGCGGCGGCCTGTACCTCGCGGTGACGCTCGGCGTGGCGGCGCGCGCCCTGCCGCCCCTCCCGGCGGAGGGCGCACCGAACGCGCAGGCGGCACGCGCGGCGCTGGAGGCACTGAGCAGCGTGACCGGCGAGAACCTGCTGCGCGCCGAGGTGATCTGGAGTCCGGACGCAGAAGGCGAGTACCTGAGCGAGGACGACGCCATCCGGAAGTACCCGGACCTCACGAAGCTCTGA